A portion of the Fibrobacterota bacterium genome contains these proteins:
- a CDS encoding DegT/DnrJ/EryC1/StrS family aminotransferase, producing MAVPVNEPLLDGNEKKYLIECIETGWISSEGPFVKRFEEGMAARMGRSHGIAVCNGSVALDAAVAALRLGPGDAVMMPAFTIISCAAAVVRAGATPIVVDSDPATFNIDPLRLRERVQAAMRGPGPRPKAIMVAHIYGLPVDMDPVLEVAREFGLRLIEDAAEMHGQTYRGRPCGSFGDLSTFSFYPNKHVTTGEGGMLLADDPDLAARCRDLRNLFFDKERRYIHQEMGWNLRMSNIQAALGVAQLERLDAFVAKKRHIGATYTRLLSGTPGLQLPVARADYAENIYWVYPIVLGDDIPFDAVEAVKRLSAKKIGVRHFFWPMHLQPVFRKMGLFAGESHPVSERLSQRGFYLPSGMALTDAQMEEAAAAVKEVLR from the coding sequence ATGGCGGTCCCGGTCAACGAACCGTTGCTCGACGGCAACGAGAAGAAATACCTGATCGAATGCATCGAAACGGGCTGGATCTCCTCCGAAGGCCCTTTCGTGAAGCGCTTCGAGGAGGGCATGGCTGCGCGCATGGGCCGTAGCCACGGCATCGCGGTCTGCAACGGCTCGGTGGCCCTCGATGCCGCCGTCGCCGCATTGCGGCTGGGTCCCGGCGACGCGGTGATGATGCCCGCCTTTACCATCATCTCCTGCGCGGCGGCCGTGGTGCGCGCCGGCGCCACGCCAATCGTCGTGGATTCCGATCCCGCCACCTTCAATATCGATCCCCTCCGCTTGCGCGAGCGCGTGCAGGCGGCCATGCGCGGTCCGGGGCCGCGGCCGAAGGCCATCATGGTGGCGCATATCTACGGCCTCCCCGTCGACATGGATCCCGTCCTCGAGGTGGCTCGCGAATTCGGCCTGCGCCTCATCGAGGATGCGGCCGAGATGCATGGCCAGACCTACCGCGGGCGGCCGTGCGGGTCCTTCGGCGACCTTTCCACCTTCAGCTTCTATCCCAACAAGCACGTAACCACGGGCGAAGGCGGCATGCTCCTGGCCGACGACCCGGATTTGGCCGCGCGTTGCCGCGATCTGCGCAACCTTTTTTTCGACAAGGAACGCCGGTACATCCACCAGGAAATGGGGTGGAACCTGCGCATGTCGAACATCCAAGCCGCCCTCGGCGTCGCCCAGCTCGAACGCCTGGACGCCTTCGTGGCCAAGAAGCGGCACATCGGCGCCACTTACACCCGGCTGCTCTCCGGGACCCCGGGGCTCCAATTGCCCGTGGCGCGCGCCGATTACGCCGAAAACATCTATTGGGTCTATCCCATCGTCCTGGGGGACGATATCCCCTTCGACGCGGTCGAAGCGGTGAAACGCCTTTCCGCGAAGAAGATCGGCGTACGCCATTTCTTCTGGCCCATGCATCTGCAACCGGTCTTCCGCAAGATGGGCCTGTTCGCCGGCGAGTCCCATCCCGTTTCGGAAAGGCTGAGCCAGCGCGGCTTCTACCTGCCCAGCGGCATGGCCCTCACCGACGCGCAAATGGAAGAGGCCGCCGCCGCAGTGAAAGAGGTCCTGAGATGA
- a CDS encoding acetylxylan esterase, with protein MNLLKKLPRLRALPYLASTAFALTLSGCFQTDPELTRAPFIPVRLNTTPEPGLKILAGKDTVTSPGSVMVRPDTAITVSVPGDQVFDRSGYVPGIDTRFVFQGWVDSSLRGDTLSIKFERGDSLSARFGKQYKILIATRTGSAINVFDSSWRWEGANFTVSAPDLANADFLSWSVNGGRADSARFLSLKATEPLFAQAQYARVCSLTVQSDWTAGFALRLNDSVAITPVRKRLPAGSLVKLAFPAVTGMDASPYVDGEDVRLEAFLRRRPDQSGLDTIFSLDTTTALVIPTRRAYKVVVRVTPDSSGEFTLVTEPKDRAMRQLDGVAALPKKGLAEGKAKQDSASQSVPQPQPTLDPQAPWYAENTVLHLAARERDGFFFSHWTLDGQTLSSLDTVSLQVKWPGAIEAVFLPGRSLRVATWPDTTLDLEIGGRLTRAPLDTVLESTVELPSLGTPAVQERHTSAFFQGPDTRFVFDHWRSDGSTENPRSLSPKGPWSREADFRAWHKLAFVDAPPGGPVDSSLAWLPQDTVVKFAAHSSPEYSITYWEVNGVRQEGGDTLTIAVTQPLLVRPRYAVRALDQELSKLFAVWRPALGSAGGDQAVRLISARSGTCPAFTSGNQIQAYGDSLRARLMALSGLRADRRALSHAVQRRFQGPGYSIEVVRLEVFPGIYLPLNVYLPDDKDPASCPLIVTPPGYEEGVSTDLVQQRSANFALQGMVVLVPEGLNGNGVRAAYESGGNNYLGYGRELLGMPSPNSVFLQELISSITWAVETFPQVDPGRIGAAGYSYGGAMSLELGEFDPRVRTLSLPATLYGGDCSGMTVHSDLYVESNYGPGFVWSPPPELPMLPTDFELAMIYPRSLQSIAGELDEGAPPAAMGPVLAKAKEWWGLDGHADRIFYSTDDGNHNYLQPRREASYAWFSTSLPDTATVLTERQVPIFDANELEPNLAGSSSLVNKLYAAVDSASQARFQNFSPTGDYPERVAQGMEEVYGNYVPRTLVQTSAWSAVSPAGLRIHAFKIEAGSAMFPVFAIENPTVDSGEALYLPRDGVLADSSGLIELVARYRKVYCVDYLGIGELKSNSIMTHTLARQLMFDEANLPRFIVDGLRAWLETRTGRVDIHANGWASSFFGASLKYLEPTHCGRFYPSGVPDDEIKYLASGNKIPDLLLRGGLFVHLSELEIETAASQRP; from the coding sequence ATCGGTGATGGTAAGGCCGGACACCGCCATCACCGTGTCGGTGCCCGGAGATCAGGTCTTCGATCGGAGCGGGTACGTCCCGGGGATCGATACGCGCTTCGTCTTCCAGGGCTGGGTCGATTCCAGCCTGCGCGGGGATACCCTCTCCATCAAGTTCGAGCGGGGGGATTCCCTATCCGCCCGCTTCGGCAAGCAGTACAAGATCCTGATCGCGACCCGTACGGGCTCCGCCATCAATGTTTTCGATTCCAGCTGGCGCTGGGAGGGAGCCAATTTCACCGTGTCGGCCCCGGACCTGGCCAACGCCGATTTCCTGTCCTGGAGCGTGAACGGCGGCCGCGCGGACTCGGCCCGCTTCCTCTCATTGAAAGCGACCGAACCCCTATTCGCGCAAGCGCAGTATGCCCGCGTGTGCAGCCTTACCGTACAGAGCGATTGGACCGCGGGCTTCGCCCTGCGGCTGAACGATAGCGTCGCCATCACTCCCGTGCGCAAGCGCCTGCCCGCGGGATCGCTAGTGAAGCTCGCTTTCCCCGCCGTGACGGGAATGGACGCATCCCCCTACGTGGACGGCGAAGACGTTCGCCTGGAGGCTTTCCTGCGCCGGCGTCCCGATCAGTCAGGCCTGGATACCATCTTTTCCCTCGACACTACCACGGCGCTCGTCATTCCTACGCGCCGCGCATACAAGGTGGTGGTCCGGGTGACGCCCGATTCGAGCGGCGAGTTCACCCTCGTCACCGAACCCAAGGATCGCGCCATGCGCCAGCTCGATGGGGTCGCCGCCCTACCGAAGAAAGGTTTGGCGGAAGGGAAGGCCAAACAGGATTCCGCTTCCCAAAGCGTTCCCCAGCCGCAACCGACCCTCGATCCCCAGGCACCCTGGTACGCCGAGAACACCGTACTGCATTTGGCCGCGCGGGAGCGCGATGGGTTCTTCTTTTCACACTGGACCCTGGACGGCCAAACGCTCAGTAGCCTGGACACCGTTTCCCTGCAGGTGAAGTGGCCCGGCGCCATCGAGGCCGTGTTTCTGCCGGGACGATCCTTGCGCGTGGCCACTTGGCCCGATACCACCCTGGATCTCGAAATCGGAGGACGCCTGACCCGGGCCCCTTTGGATACGGTCCTGGAATCCACGGTTGAACTGCCTTCGCTCGGGACCCCGGCCGTGCAGGAACGCCATACCTCGGCCTTTTTCCAAGGGCCCGATACGCGCTTCGTTTTCGACCACTGGCGTTCGGATGGATCCACCGAGAACCCGCGCTCATTGAGCCCTAAAGGCCCGTGGTCGCGGGAAGCGGATTTCCGCGCTTGGCACAAGCTGGCCTTCGTGGACGCGCCGCCCGGCGGTCCCGTCGATTCCAGCTTGGCCTGGTTGCCCCAGGACACCGTCGTCAAGTTCGCGGCCCATTCCTCGCCCGAATACAGTATCACCTATTGGGAGGTGAACGGCGTCCGGCAGGAAGGCGGGGATACCCTGACCATCGCCGTAACCCAGCCTTTGCTGGTGCGCCCCCGTTATGCCGTGCGCGCGCTCGACCAAGAGTTGTCGAAACTTTTCGCGGTCTGGCGCCCGGCGCTGGGTTCCGCGGGCGGGGATCAGGCCGTGCGCCTGATCTCCGCCCGCTCGGGAACTTGCCCGGCCTTCACTTCCGGGAACCAAATCCAGGCCTACGGGGATTCCTTGCGGGCCCGCCTCATGGCCCTCTCCGGGCTCAGAGCCGATCGGCGCGCGTTGTCCCATGCCGTCCAGCGCCGCTTCCAGGGCCCCGGCTACTCCATCGAGGTCGTCCGGCTGGAAGTCTTTCCGGGGATTTACCTACCGCTCAACGTGTACCTGCCCGACGATAAGGATCCCGCTTCCTGCCCGTTAATCGTCACCCCGCCCGGCTACGAGGAGGGCGTCTCCACCGATCTGGTACAACAGCGGTCCGCCAACTTCGCACTGCAAGGCATGGTCGTGCTGGTCCCGGAAGGGTTGAACGGAAACGGGGTGCGGGCGGCGTACGAAAGCGGCGGGAACAACTACCTGGGCTATGGCCGCGAGCTATTGGGCATGCCCAGCCCCAATAGCGTCTTCCTGCAGGAATTGATTTCTTCGATCACCTGGGCGGTGGAGACTTTTCCCCAGGTCGATCCGGGCCGCATCGGCGCGGCGGGGTATTCCTATGGAGGGGCAATGTCCCTCGAACTGGGCGAATTCGATCCGCGCGTGCGTACCCTCTCCCTGCCGGCCACCCTATACGGCGGCGACTGCTCCGGCATGACGGTCCATTCGGATCTGTACGTGGAAAGCAATTACGGGCCCGGCTTCGTATGGTCACCGCCCCCGGAATTGCCCATGCTTCCTACCGATTTCGAACTGGCCATGATCTATCCGCGTTCCCTACAATCGATCGCCGGCGAATTGGACGAAGGGGCTCCGCCCGCGGCCATGGGACCGGTGCTGGCGAAGGCCAAGGAGTGGTGGGGCCTGGACGGTCATGCGGACCGGATTTTTTACTCCACCGATGATGGGAACCACAACTACCTGCAACCCCGTAGGGAAGCCAGCTACGCCTGGTTTTCGACTTCCCTGCCGGACACGGCCACGGTCCTTACCGAACGGCAAGTGCCCATATTCGATGCGAATGAACTGGAACCCAACCTGGCGGGCAGCTCGAGCTTGGTGAACAAACTTTACGCGGCGGTGGACAGCGCTTCGCAAGCGCGTTTCCAAAACTTCTCGCCCACGGGAGATTATCCGGAGCGCGTCGCCCAAGGGATGGAAGAGGTTTACGGGAACTATGTCCCGCGCACCTTGGTCCAAACCTCCGCCTGGTCGGCGGTTTCCCCCGCGGGACTCCGTATTCATGCCTTCAAGATCGAAGCCGGTTCGGCGATGTTCCCGGTTTTCGCCATCGAGAACCCGACCGTCGATTCCGGCGAAGCCCTGTATCTGCCTCGTGACGGGGTCCTCGCCGATTCTTCCGGCTTAATCGAGCTGGTCGCGCGCTACCGGAAGGTATACTGCGTCGATTACCTGGGCATCGGCGAGCTGAAGAGCAATTCCATCATGACCCATACCCTGGCGCGCCAACTGATGTTCGACGAGGCCAACCTCCCGCGCTTCATCGTGGACGGCCTGCGCGCCTGGCTGGAAACCCGGACCGGCCGTGTCGACATCCACGCCAATGGCTGGGCTTCGTCGTTTTTCGGCGCGTCCCTGAAATATCTGGAGCCTACGCATTGCGGCCGGTTCTATCCCTCGGGTGTGCCCGACGATGAGATCAAATACCTCGCTTCAGGGAACAAGATACCCGACCTTCTGCTGCGCGGGGGATTGTTCGTCCATCTTTCGGAGCTTGAGATCGAAACGGCCGCCTCGCAACGCCCCTGA